GAGAGATAGTagatatacaaataataaagaaCCAggattaaaattcatttaacactcacagaaaaaaatagaaagatggGGCAGACTCCAGACTTTTCAGCTGCTATTTTCTGTGCATCCTCATAAGCATTCTCCAGCTTCTTGTTTCCATGAGGTGTTGATGACCACACATTATATTTAATGCTTTTGTGCACATCATCCTCACTGTAagattttataacaaaaaactTCGCATTTTCATAGTCAAGAGAAAAATCTTCCTTGTTGTATTGATCAGTATAAATGACAATGTTCCCCTGCTCATTACCATCTCCTGTCACCGTTGTATAGGCTTTCACAGACAACTGATTTTTTGATCTACCAACTCTAGGGCCCCGATTTTGCTCACCCAATATGTCAGAGCTTCCATTTCCACCACCACTTGGAACTTTGCTGCCCGGGTGAAGCTTCGGCCTAAGTTTAGCAACTGCAGACTGTCGATTAGCATTAGATTCGAAATCagaaaattcattatttgttaaataagaCATTTAGAAATTGTATCTACAAGTTGAAATTAAGAAATCCATACCTTACAAAAGCATAACAGTGAGCCAATCAAATAAAACAACTCTCAACAAAAATGACATTTTGAAAGAAACCCCCATCAATTATCAAACCACCCACtcatcatgaaaaaaaaaattgtgaaggATTATAGATATCGGAAAATGGAAAATATCCACAACCCAAAAATTcttgaagaaaatatttcagaAACCATAACAAGTTATGGTGGAAGACTCAGACAAAAGTGTCAAATATATACagatgaacaaataaaaaaatgcagaaatacGATtctaatgcaaaataaaaatgaaacacAGCCATacagttaataataataagtctagaaatttaaataacaataaaacaaatgcaCCATATGACTAAGTTCAAATTCAAGACTTAAAATAAcagtaaaaataattagagtcgaaaataagaagaaaaaggaaagggGGAGGTGGCAGTaaagaacaaaagagaaaaaagggaAGGGTAGAGGGGTTTGGCGCTGTACAAAATATTGACCCTGGAGCTTGGGTCAGGGGAACTACGAGGAAGAACATCTCTGTGCTGCTGGTAGGTAACTTAGGTTTCCTAACTCCACACTGACCCAGTTTCCTCCTCATAACGAGGAGCTCTGTGCTGCTGGTAGGCAATTTAGCTTTCTTAATTTCCCACTGACCCAGTTTCTTCCTCACAGCGAGGTGCAGGGCTGCACGGTGATTTCCTCCATGGCCCTTTTTCAATAACATTGAATTTAGccatcttttatttatataaagatcttctaaaatttcacaaattaaTTCTCACCAAGCCAAACAATCCGCAggcatataaaaaaaataacacattagTGGAGAAGTACTAACAACTAATTTCATGCAGATAAGTTCATTATCATTTAACCATAAGAAAAAATGTGCAAAtcaacaattcaaatataatttaaaagagtGTGATACAACTACCTGATGAACAGCCGGTGAAGCTAAATTGAGAAAACTACTACCGGACACACTTGCATGTGTTAAATCTTGCTTCCTCCCATCATTACCCCTCGGCCCTTCTGACACCCTGGCCAAGGAACTTGTCTGATTTgataaaaattttgaagagttCCTAGAAAAGTTACCAGAAGCTGAATTGAACTTATGTTTCAAGCCTCTTCCATCAGGTTTACTGACAGAAGCATTGGCTCCAAAAAAGGAATCTGCAGAACTATCATAAAAATTGTCTGGCGGAACAAGGGGAATATAACCAGGGGCAGAAACTGGGTTTTGATAATTGGGGAGAGTGTAATAATGTTGCCCTCCTCCAAATGAGCCATCAGCTCCAATCATAGCACCAGGAATATAAGGATTATATGGATTGTATGGAGACTGTGCATATCCATAGCTATAATATACATACGGCAAACTTTCATTTTGTGCACCCTGAAAAAGGAACAGCACCATTAAAAAAATCCATTAACTAACATAGATAGAGAGAAATGGGAGTTGAACTTGCCGTGTACTGAACATTGGGACCATCTACACCAAAAATCCTATGGTGGTCCTCCCATTCCCCGGGTGTTTCAAAACCTAAAACCAATGAGTAAGAAATTATCACCGTGacataatttcaaaacaaaactaTCATTATAATGTTTCTAAATGTACCTGTACAGTAATACCCATAATTGTTGGCAATAGGGTAATACATGTTCTGATCAACATAAAACTCAGGGGCTCCTTCGTTGGCCATCACCTCAGTTCGTTCAAGATTTGGGCTTGAGAAATGTGAATTTAGATCAGTACCttcaatctaaaataaaaaagaataaaacatttaatgtcCATCATCAAAGTAATCCTGAAAAATCAAAAACTAAAGGACAAAGGTTACAGACTAAATTCTTTTACCATATGTGCATCATGGTTTCTAGTTTCAGAAATAT
This portion of the Vigna unguiculata cultivar IT97K-499-35 chromosome 6, ASM411807v1, whole genome shotgun sequence genome encodes:
- the LOC114187646 gene encoding YTH domain-containing protein ECT4-like isoform X2, which encodes MEVYDISETRNHDAHMIEGTDLNSHFSSPNLERTEVMANEGAPEFYVDQNMYYPIANNYGYYCTGFETPGEWEDHHRIFGVDGPNVQYTGAQNESLPYVYYSYGYAQSPYNPYNPYIPGAMIGADGSFGGGQHYYTLPNYQNPVSAPGYIPLVPPDNFYDSSADSFFGANASVSKPDGRGLKHKFNSASGNFSRNSSKFLSNQTSSLARVSEGPRGNDGRKQDLTHASVSGSSFLNLASPAVHQGHGGNHRAALHLAVRKKLGQWEIKKAKLPTSSTELLVMRRKLGQCGVRKPKLPTSSTEMFFLVVPLTQAPGSIFFAKLRPKLHPGSKVPSGGGNGSSDILGEQNRGPRVGRSKNQLSVKAYTTVTGDGNEQGNIVIYTDQYNKEDFSLDYENAKFFVIKSYSEDDVHKSIKYNVWSSTPHGNKKLENAYEDAQKIAAEKSGVCPIFLFFSVNASGQFCGVAEMVGTVDFNKNMDFWQQDKWNGSFPVKWHFIKDVPNPNFRHIILENNENKPVTNSRDTQEIVYLKGLEMLKIFKNHTLKTSLLDDFIYYESRQKIMQDEKAKLLGKNFDSPIFVPVMEAPPKLNFTSTGNYEKNLKPKDDSDGLKQIPVSSLEQIPSNSSGTSIKPVDEKADKTVAKDISSILKIGSVTIAPKQVEAKQSISIDNKEPVDVLTVGSMKVKVNGFGSSSGFLKVGSIPLDGRALQSGKGDASVKTGSQR
- the LOC114187646 gene encoding YTH domain-containing protein ECT4-like isoform X5, translated to MEVYDISETRNHDAHMIEGTDLNSHFSSPNLERTEVMANEGAPEFYVDQNMYYPIANNYGYYCTGFETPGEWEDHHRIFGVDGPNVQYTGAQNESLPYVYYSYGYAQSPYNPYNPYIPGAMIGADGSFGGGQHYYTLPNYQNPVSAPGYIPLVPPDNFYDSSADSFFGANASVSKPDGRGLKHKFNSASGNFSRNSSKFLSNQTSSLARVSEGPRGNDGRKQDLTHASVSGSSFLNLASPAVHQSAVAKLRPKLHPGSKVPSGGGNGSSDILGEQNRGPRVGRSKNQLSVKAYTTVTGDGNEQGNIVIYTDQYNKEDFSLDYENAKFFVIKSYSEDDVHKSIKYNVWSSTPHGNKKLENAYEDAQKIAAEKSGVCPIFLFFSVNASGQFCGVAEMVGTVDFNKNMDFWQQDKWNGSFPVKWHFIKDVPNPNFRHIILENNENKPVTNSRDTQEIVYLKGLEMLKIFKNHTLKTSLLDDFIYYESRQKIMQDEKAKLLGKNFDSPIFVPVMEAPPKLNFTSTGNYEKNLKPKDDSDGLKQIPVSSLEQIPSNSSGTSIKPVDEKADKTVAKDISSILKIGSVTIAPKQVEAKQSISIDNKEPVDVLTVGSMKVKVNGFGSSSGFLKVGSIPLDGRALQSGKGDASVKTGSQR
- the LOC114187646 gene encoding YTH domain-containing protein ECT4-like isoform X4, producing MEVYDISETRNHDAHMIEGTDLNSHFSSPNLERTEVMANEGAPEFYVDQNMYYPIANNYGYYCTGFETPGEWEDHHRIFGVDGPNVQYTGAQNESLPYVYYSYGYAQSPYNPYNPYIPGAMIGADGSFGGGQHYYTLPNYQNPVSAPGYIPLVPPDNFYDSSADSFFGANASVSKPDGRGLKHKFNSASGNFSRNSSKFLSNQTSSLARVSEGPRGNDGRKQDLTHASVSGSSFLNLASPAVHQVSAVAKLRPKLHPGSKVPSGGGNGSSDILGEQNRGPRVGRSKNQLSVKAYTTVTGDGNEQGNIVIYTDQYNKEDFSLDYENAKFFVIKSYSEDDVHKSIKYNVWSSTPHGNKKLENAYEDAQKIAAEKSGVCPIFLFFSVNASGQFCGVAEMVGTVDFNKNMDFWQQDKWNGSFPVKWHFIKDVPNPNFRHIILENNENKPVTNSRDTQEIVYLKGLEMLKIFKNHTLKTSLLDDFIYYESRQKIMQDEKAKLLGKNFDSPIFVPVMEAPPKLNFTSTGNYEKNLKPKDDSDGLKQIPVSSLEQIPSNSSGTSIKPVDEKADKTVAKDISSILKIGSVTIAPKQVEAKQSISIDNKEPVDVLTVGSMKVKVNGFGSSSGFLKVGSIPLDGRALQSGKGDASVKTGSQR
- the LOC114187646 gene encoding YTH domain-containing protein ECT4-like isoform X1, encoding MEVYDISETRNHDAHMIEGTDLNSHFSSPNLERTEVMANEGAPEFYVDQNMYYPIANNYGYYCTGFETPGEWEDHHRIFGVDGPNVQYTGAQNESLPYVYYSYGYAQSPYNPYNPYIPGAMIGADGSFGGGQHYYTLPNYQNPVSAPGYIPLVPPDNFYDSSADSFFGANASVSKPDGRGLKHKFNSASGNFSRNSSKFLSNQTSSLARVSEGPRGNDGRKQDLTHASVSGSSFLNLASPAVHQVGHGGNHRAALHLAVRKKLGQWEIKKAKLPTSSTELLVMRRKLGQCGVRKPKLPTSSTEMFFLVVPLTQAPGSIFFAKLRPKLHPGSKVPSGGGNGSSDILGEQNRGPRVGRSKNQLSVKAYTTVTGDGNEQGNIVIYTDQYNKEDFSLDYENAKFFVIKSYSEDDVHKSIKYNVWSSTPHGNKKLENAYEDAQKIAAEKSGVCPIFLFFSVNASGQFCGVAEMVGTVDFNKNMDFWQQDKWNGSFPVKWHFIKDVPNPNFRHIILENNENKPVTNSRDTQEIVYLKGLEMLKIFKNHTLKTSLLDDFIYYESRQKIMQDEKAKLLGKNFDSPIFVPVMEAPPKLNFTSTGNYEKNLKPKDDSDGLKQIPVSSLEQIPSNSSGTSIKPVDEKADKTVAKDISSILKIGSVTIAPKQVEAKQSISIDNKEPVDVLTVGSMKVKVNGFGSSSGFLKVGSIPLDGRALQSGKGDASVKTGSQR
- the LOC114187646 gene encoding YTH domain-containing protein ECT4-like isoform X3, whose protein sequence is MANEGAPEFYVDQNMYYPIANNYGYYCTGFETPGEWEDHHRIFGVDGPNVQYTGAQNESLPYVYYSYGYAQSPYNPYNPYIPGAMIGADGSFGGGQHYYTLPNYQNPVSAPGYIPLVPPDNFYDSSADSFFGANASVSKPDGRGLKHKFNSASGNFSRNSSKFLSNQTSSLARVSEGPRGNDGRKQDLTHASVSGSSFLNLASPAVHQVGHGGNHRAALHLAVRKKLGQWEIKKAKLPTSSTELLVMRRKLGQCGVRKPKLPTSSTEMFFLVVPLTQAPGSIFFAKLRPKLHPGSKVPSGGGNGSSDILGEQNRGPRVGRSKNQLSVKAYTTVTGDGNEQGNIVIYTDQYNKEDFSLDYENAKFFVIKSYSEDDVHKSIKYNVWSSTPHGNKKLENAYEDAQKIAAEKSGVCPIFLFFSVNASGQFCGVAEMVGTVDFNKNMDFWQQDKWNGSFPVKWHFIKDVPNPNFRHIILENNENKPVTNSRDTQEIVYLKGLEMLKIFKNHTLKTSLLDDFIYYESRQKIMQDEKAKLLGKNFDSPIFVPVMEAPPKLNFTSTGNYEKNLKPKDDSDGLKQIPVSSLEQIPSNSSGTSIKPVDEKADKTVAKDISSILKIGSVTIAPKQVEAKQSISIDNKEPVDVLTVGSMKVKVNGFGSSSGFLKVGSIPLDGRALQSGKGDASVKTGSQR